One window of the Alicyclobacillus dauci genome contains the following:
- a CDS encoding M23 family metallopeptidase gives MKWPWQVTTTFGAVDSSHAASHSGVDLALPMDTPVQSITSGVVEKITHEGSQGFGNAVWLKEPDGYRIVFGHLDKVKAYAGERIHKGDVIGLSGDTGYSTGPHLHIGVMAPNGKWVDPDNYFSPWHNWFHLSSNRVKNSEDEFVVGHVEHWIGEIVKGLARDFGEWALHQIAPIALVICAVSLLGVIAGMVRPRRWAFYSGLIATIAYHAGWAS, from the coding sequence ATGAAGTGGCCATGGCAAGTAACAACCACGTTCGGGGCCGTGGATTCGTCGCACGCCGCGTCGCATAGTGGGGTTGACCTAGCGCTGCCGATGGATACGCCGGTGCAGTCTATAACGAGTGGAGTGGTCGAAAAGATCACACATGAAGGCTCACAAGGATTCGGGAATGCCGTATGGCTTAAGGAACCCGACGGCTATCGGATAGTGTTCGGTCATCTCGACAAGGTGAAGGCGTACGCTGGGGAACGGATTCACAAAGGAGATGTCATTGGCCTGTCCGGCGACACAGGGTATTCCACTGGTCCACACTTGCATATCGGAGTTATGGCGCCGAACGGTAAATGGGTCGATCCCGATAATTATTTTTCTCCGTGGCACAATTGGTTCCATCTCTCGAGTAACCGCGTCAAGAACAGCGAGGATGAGTTTGTAGTCGGACACGTTGAGCATTGGATTGGGGAGATCGTGAAAGGGTTGGCCAGAGACTTTGGAGAGTGGGCACTTCATCAGATTGCACCCATTGCTCTTGTCATTTGTGCTGTGTCCTTACTTGGAGTCATCGCCGGAATGGTTAGGCCGCGTCGTTGGGCCTTCTACAGCGGTTTAATCGCGACGATTGCATATCATGCGGGGTGGGCATCCTAA